Proteins encoded by one window of Polaribacter haliotis:
- a CDS encoding sulfatase-like hydrolase/transferase: MKLFKTFLSVSLFLGASTSFSQATTTNEPNIVFFLVDDLGYYDLAVYNNLLTNGSKLYETPNIDALANEGILFTHGYEAAPRCAASRTSIMSGKFESRPSVSGGLYLNSDNNTNGYAETTFAQALKDKGYKTFFIGKWHLGHDAQHYPDSFGFDINISGSDFGAPPTYWYPYTANGKTLPDLSTGGQTGEYLTDRITKETNSFIENQVTNAPTQPFLAMVSHYGVHTPLEAKSADVTYFQNKVNNTTYTVNEFENDLTAKTKLRQDNATYAAMIRSIDQSLGEIRAKLTEKGVANNTIIIITSDNGGLSTTEVGGNRELATSNKPFRGGKTWLFEGGIRLPLIVYGPKYRSGVIEDEPVVGTDFFPTILEMGNAPLLPNQHLDGESFQDLLLTSANGGDATYSRTNPIIWDFNFASSGTANVSMAAARQGNYKLLEYKYNNVFELYDVVNDPSESTDLSTSKPEIVKQLKTALFNYRSKAGINHRVGNSSHIAENKYLYDNMNAKTGSNIQPDLGCSKPSTANSIIYNEGFECWYDLDWPINVNSKSVATLERANAADVRTGDLALKINVVNGGGYGKVRVTNTAYFDDLSGRDITLNVFAKSNNSNNIRFQLKVSYTDGTNNTILGDPFTTSSSYTEYSHTFTAAQITTKTTESVEVRLQLGKDNGEIFLDDWSSIVTGAALSVEINEELASISIYPNPTSNFIKISGPLVVTKAYLFDINGKMVKKEIGDVEQIDIKKIPKGVYLLKAFIEGNKYFTKKIIKE, encoded by the coding sequence TAGCTTGTTTCTAGGTGCTTCCACTTCTTTTTCGCAAGCAACAACTACAAACGAGCCAAATATTGTGTTTTTTTTGGTAGACGATTTAGGATATTATGATTTAGCTGTTTACAATAACTTGTTAACCAATGGTTCTAAATTATACGAAACACCAAACATAGATGCTTTAGCTAATGAAGGAATTTTATTTACTCACGGCTATGAAGCTGCACCTAGATGTGCTGCGTCTAGAACATCTATAATGTCTGGTAAATTTGAATCTAGACCTTCAGTTTCTGGTGGTTTATATTTAAATTCGGATAATAATACCAATGGTTATGCAGAAACCACATTTGCACAAGCTTTAAAAGACAAAGGTTATAAAACTTTTTTTATTGGTAAATGGCATTTAGGACATGATGCACAACATTATCCAGATAGTTTTGGTTTCGATATTAATATTTCTGGATCAGATTTTGGAGCACCTCCAACTTATTGGTATCCTTACACAGCCAATGGAAAAACCTTACCAGATTTAAGTACTGGTGGTCAAACTGGTGAGTATTTAACAGATAGAATTACCAAAGAAACAAATTCGTTTATAGAGAATCAAGTAACAAACGCTCCAACTCAACCTTTTTTAGCAATGGTTTCTCATTATGGAGTACATACACCTTTAGAAGCTAAAAGTGCAGATGTAACTTATTTTCAAAATAAAGTAAATAACACAACATATACAGTTAATGAATTTGAAAATGATTTAACAGCAAAAACCAAATTAAGGCAAGACAATGCAACGTATGCAGCAATGATTCGAAGTATCGACCAGAGTTTAGGAGAAATTCGTGCTAAATTAACTGAAAAAGGAGTTGCAAATAATACTATAATTATAATAACATCAGACAATGGAGGTTTATCTACCACAGAAGTAGGTGGGAACCGAGAATTAGCAACATCTAACAAACCATTTCGTGGTGGAAAAACTTGGTTATTTGAAGGCGGAATTAGATTACCATTAATTGTTTATGGACCAAAATATAGAAGTGGTGTTATAGAAGACGAACCTGTTGTTGGTACAGATTTTTTCCCAACAATTTTAGAAATGGGAAATGCTCCTTTGTTACCTAATCAACATTTAGATGGAGAGAGCTTCCAGGACTTATTATTAACTTCTGCAAATGGTGGAGATGCTACTTACAGCAGAACAAACCCAATTATTTGGGATTTTAATTTTGCAAGTTCTGGTACAGCAAATGTTAGTATGGCTGCAGCAAGACAAGGAAATTATAAATTGTTAGAATACAAATACAATAATGTTTTTGAATTGTATGATGTTGTAAACGACCCAAGTGAATCTACAGATTTAAGTACTTCTAAACCAGAAATCGTAAAACAATTAAAGACTGCGTTATTTAATTATAGAAGTAAGGCTGGCATTAATCATAGAGTTGGAAATTCTAGTCATATAGCTGAAAACAAATATTTGTATGATAATATGAATGCCAAAACAGGCTCTAATATTCAGCCAGATTTAGGTTGCTCTAAACCAAGTACAGCAAATAGTATTATTTATAATGAAGGTTTTGAGTGTTGGTACGATTTAGATTGGCCAATAAATGTAAATTCAAAGTCAGTAGCTACTCTCGAACGCGCAAATGCTGCAGATGTTAGAACAGGAGATTTAGCACTAAAAATTAATGTGGTAAATGGTGGTGGTTATGGAAAAGTTAGGGTTACAAATACTGCTTATTTTGACGATTTATCTGGCAGAGACATTACTTTAAATGTCTTTGCAAAGTCGAATAATAGTAACAATATTCGTTTTCAATTAAAAGTAAGTTATACAGATGGTACAAATAATACGATTCTTGGAGACCCATTTACAACTAGTAGTTCTTATACAGAATATTCTCATACTTTTACTGCTGCACAAATTACAACCAAAACCACAGAATCTGTGGAAGTAAGATTACAATTAGGTAAAGATAATGGAGAAATATTTTTAGACGATTGGTCTAGCATTGTAACTGGTGCTGCATTAAGTGTAGAAATAAATGAGGAACTGGCTTCAATATCTATATATCCAAATCCTACTTCTAATTTTATAAAAATATCTGGTCCTTTGGTGGTTACAAAAGCCTATCTATTTGATATTAATGGTAAAATGGTTAAAAAAGAGATTGGAGATGTAGAACAAATTGACATCAAAAAAATACCAAAAGGAGTGTACCTATTAAAAGCATTTATTGAAGGAAATAAATATTTTACGAAGAAAATTATTAAAGAATAA